In Streptomyces sp. NBC_00483, a single window of DNA contains:
- a CDS encoding HPr family phosphocarrier protein yields the protein MTVVERRLVVTEEAGLHARPAAAFAQTASRASSDVTVAREDGHEVPARSVLSLMTLNIRCGDAIVLRARGADAESTLDALAEIAAPA from the coding sequence ATGACCGTCGTCGAACGACGCCTGGTGGTCACCGAGGAGGCCGGCCTGCACGCCCGCCCCGCCGCCGCCTTCGCCCAGACCGCCTCCCGCGCCTCCTCCGACGTGACCGTCGCGCGGGAGGACGGCCACGAGGTCCCCGCCCGCAGCGTCCTGTCGCTGATGACACTCAACATCCGCTGCGGCGACGCCATCGTGCTGCGCGCCCGCGGGGCCGACGCCGAGTCGACCCTGGACGCCCTCGCCGAGATCGCGGCCCCGGCATGA
- the msrA gene encoding peptide-methionine (S)-S-oxide reductase MsrA — MSEVTERAVLAGGCFWGMQDLIRQRPGVLSTRVGYSGGDTPNATYRNHGDHAEAIEIVHDPSVVTYRDLLEFFFQVHDPTTKDRQGNDLGRSYRSAIYYVDDAQRQVAVDTIADVEASGLWPGKVVTEVEPVGDFWEAEPEHQDYLERYPEGYTCHFPRPNWKLPKRAA; from the coding sequence ATGTCAGAGGTAACCGAGAGGGCAGTGCTGGCGGGTGGCTGCTTCTGGGGCATGCAGGACCTGATCCGCCAGCGGCCCGGCGTGCTGTCGACGCGTGTGGGGTACTCCGGCGGTGACACGCCCAACGCCACGTACCGTAACCACGGCGACCACGCCGAGGCCATCGAGATCGTCCATGACCCGTCCGTGGTCACCTACCGGGACCTGCTGGAGTTCTTCTTCCAGGTCCACGACCCGACCACGAAGGACCGCCAGGGCAATGACCTGGGGCGCAGCTACCGGTCCGCGATCTATTACGTGGACGACGCGCAGCGCCAGGTCGCCGTCGACACCATCGCGGACGTCGAGGCGAGCGGTCTGTGGCCCGGGAAGGTCGTGACCGAGGTCGAGCCGGTCGGCGACTTCTGGGAGGCCGAGCCGGAGCACCAGGACTACCTGGAGCGCTACCCGGAGGGCTACACCTGCCACTTCCCGCGACCGAACTGGAAGCTGCCGAAGCGCGCCGCCTGA
- a CDS encoding DgaE family pyridoxal phosphate-dependent ammonia lyase, with amino-acid sequence MQSLHHDLGTPPAINASGKMTALGGSVLSDGVVAAMGEAARHHVVMDDLMAAVGREIGRATGTEDGCPTTGAASGIAIAVAAVVAGTDLSRIEALPDAGDAPCEVILPRGHSVHFGAPVRQMVALGGGRPVEVGSANKVSAGHLAGAIGPRTAALLYVQSHHAVQKGMVSLAETIEVARAHDLPVIVDAAAEGELRRWPATGADLVIYSGGKAVGGPTSGMICGSAAHMAACRAQYGGIARPMKVGKETLFGLVQALREYGSAQSGGHRPRMEKLAARLADLPGLTTRVVSDEAGRDIHRTELTVDPGTAGRDAATLAAELAAVGVYLRDHHAVTGRLAIDPRPMNPDEEEQLVDRLTALLDGENNR; translated from the coding sequence GTGCAATCTCTCCACCACGACCTCGGCACACCCCCCGCCATCAACGCCAGCGGCAAGATGACGGCGCTCGGCGGCAGTGTCCTCAGTGACGGCGTCGTCGCCGCGATGGGCGAGGCCGCCCGCCATCACGTCGTCATGGACGACCTGATGGCCGCCGTCGGCCGCGAGATCGGCCGTGCCACCGGCACCGAGGACGGCTGTCCCACCACCGGCGCCGCCTCCGGCATCGCCATCGCGGTCGCCGCCGTCGTCGCGGGCACCGACCTGTCCCGCATCGAAGCCCTGCCCGACGCGGGCGACGCCCCCTGCGAGGTGATCCTGCCGCGCGGCCACTCCGTCCACTTCGGCGCGCCCGTACGGCAGATGGTCGCGCTCGGCGGTGGCCGCCCCGTCGAGGTGGGTTCCGCGAACAAGGTGAGCGCCGGCCACCTGGCCGGCGCGATCGGCCCGCGCACCGCGGCCCTGCTGTACGTCCAGTCCCACCACGCCGTGCAGAAGGGCATGGTCTCCCTGGCGGAGACCATCGAGGTGGCCCGCGCCCACGACCTCCCGGTCATCGTCGACGCCGCGGCCGAGGGCGAACTGCGCCGCTGGCCCGCCACCGGCGCCGACCTCGTGATCTACAGCGGCGGCAAGGCCGTTGGCGGACCGACGTCCGGGATGATCTGCGGCAGCGCCGCGCACATGGCGGCGTGCCGGGCCCAGTACGGCGGCATCGCCCGCCCGATGAAGGTCGGCAAGGAGACCCTCTTCGGCCTCGTGCAGGCCCTGCGCGAGTACGGCAGCGCCCAGAGCGGCGGGCACCGGCCGCGCATGGAGAAGCTCGCCGCGCGCCTCGCGGACCTGCCGGGCCTCACCACCCGCGTCGTCAGCGACGAGGCGGGACGCGACATCCACCGCACCGAACTCACCGTGGACCCCGGGACGGCGGGCCGCGACGCGGCAACTCTCGCCGCAGAACTCGCCGCGGTCGGCGTCTACTTGAGGGATCATCACGCCGTCACGGGACGCCTCGCGATCGACCCGCGCCCCATGAACCCCGACGAAGAGGAACAGCTGGTGGACCGGCTGACCGCACTGCTGGACGGAGAGAACAACCGATGA
- a CDS encoding DUF4310 family protein, producing MTDTSTSATGGIPAQNSGSGSGEERAKGGFLTKVPGEGSFWLSEWAFPVFVACLAAGIFTGTQLYYTYGTGVFSDVAVASMLKAGMENGSYGAAAAFGAGFLFARIIEGPMVGILDIGGSLQTGVGIGIPAMLLGAGFTAPLEHFWLAIPVGALLGGLIGIAILAIRRATVNSTGGTSTFGADVMMGAGNSAGRYLGPLVIISAATASLPVGIGSTIGAALFYKWQKPLTGGAIIGAMIAGLFFPIPGK from the coding sequence ATGACCGACACATCAACCTCCGCCACGGGCGGCATACCGGCGCAGAACTCAGGCTCCGGTTCCGGCGAAGAGCGGGCCAAGGGCGGCTTCCTGACCAAGGTGCCGGGCGAGGGCAGCTTCTGGCTCTCCGAATGGGCCTTCCCCGTCTTCGTGGCCTGCCTGGCCGCCGGCATCTTCACCGGCACACAGCTCTACTACACGTACGGGACCGGCGTGTTCAGCGACGTCGCGGTCGCCTCCATGCTGAAAGCCGGTATGGAGAACGGCAGTTACGGCGCCGCGGCCGCCTTCGGCGCCGGCTTCCTGTTCGCCCGCATCATCGAGGGGCCCATGGTCGGCATCCTCGACATCGGCGGCTCCCTCCAGACCGGCGTCGGCATCGGCATCCCCGCCATGCTGCTCGGCGCCGGATTCACCGCCCCGCTCGAACACTTCTGGCTCGCCATCCCGGTGGGCGCCCTCCTCGGCGGCCTCATCGGCATCGCGATCCTCGCGATCCGGCGCGCCACCGTGAACTCGACGGGCGGCACCTCCACGTTCGGCGCCGACGTGATGATGGGCGCGGGCAACTCCGCCGGACGCTATCTGGGCCCGCTCGTCATCATCTCCGCCGCCACCGCGTCGCTGCCCGTCGGCATCGGCTCGACCATCGGCGCCGCGCTCTTCTACAAGTGGCAGAAGCCGCTGACCGGTGGCGCCATCATCGGCGCGATGATCGCGGGCCTCTTCTTCCCGATCCCCGGCAAGTGA
- a CDS encoding FG-GAP repeat domain-containing protein: MTCEPTAPPRRGPWWRRGIGLLATALVLGTATGARHQEGYPQVPDSACAASAAKAKSAGTPAPDFDGGGSPDLALGVPAGNGDVYQTGRIALLHGARAGERTVFTPTDFDLPEHDSMTDGESGPTVADLDGDGHLDLVAGGSAHVQWGGAQGPDPGHKAARIPLPHMGKGQPVRISKGNDVYEDPPVAGDFDGDGRVDLATYRTGLHERHLVVLQGPFARTGKPARITERADPYSGSADTVTGLRLIAAEVTGDRATDLLVYKPGAPDALRVLAGGADTASGLAARPAPLPRGENVAVGDFDGDGRPDIALGDSGVPMDDEFAPRDRKGKVTIRYGKAPEAPVIIDGGARKGGFGIDLMAADVNGDGCDDLAVRSDDDRVGGHDRIDILRGGSSPGLGSGPWHSLPRPSGRIKDAADVDGDGRDELVLASGNTWRVVDGSGKEMESFDVRKVARPLN; the protein is encoded by the coding sequence ATGACATGCGAGCCGACAGCACCTCCGCGCCGCGGACCATGGTGGCGACGGGGCATCGGCCTCCTCGCCACCGCACTGGTCCTGGGCACCGCCACGGGCGCCCGCCACCAGGAGGGTTATCCGCAGGTCCCGGACAGCGCCTGCGCGGCGTCGGCCGCGAAGGCGAAGAGCGCGGGCACCCCCGCTCCCGACTTCGACGGCGGCGGCAGCCCGGACCTGGCGCTCGGTGTCCCGGCCGGCAACGGTGACGTCTACCAGACCGGCCGCATCGCCCTGCTGCACGGTGCCCGGGCCGGCGAGCGCACGGTGTTCACGCCCACGGACTTCGACCTGCCCGAGCACGACTCCATGACCGACGGGGAGAGCGGTCCGACCGTCGCCGACCTGGACGGCGACGGCCACCTCGACCTCGTGGCGGGCGGCAGCGCCCATGTGCAGTGGGGCGGCGCACAAGGCCCGGACCCCGGCCACAAGGCAGCGCGCATCCCGCTTCCGCACATGGGCAAGGGACAGCCGGTACGGATCAGCAAGGGCAACGACGTCTACGAGGACCCGCCGGTGGCAGGGGACTTCGACGGCGACGGCCGGGTCGACCTGGCCACCTACCGCACCGGCCTGCACGAGCGTCACCTCGTGGTGCTTCAGGGCCCGTTCGCCCGAACCGGCAAGCCGGCGAGGATCACCGAACGCGCCGACCCCTACAGCGGCTCGGCCGACACCGTCACCGGCCTTCGGCTGATCGCGGCGGAGGTGACCGGCGACCGGGCCACCGACCTGCTGGTGTACAAACCCGGAGCGCCGGACGCGCTTCGGGTGTTGGCCGGGGGAGCGGACACCGCGAGCGGGCTCGCCGCGCGGCCCGCACCGCTGCCGCGCGGCGAGAACGTCGCCGTCGGCGACTTCGACGGCGACGGACGGCCCGACATCGCCCTCGGTGACAGTGGCGTCCCCATGGACGACGAGTTCGCACCGCGCGACCGCAAGGGCAAGGTGACCATCCGTTACGGCAAGGCGCCCGAGGCCCCGGTCATCATCGACGGCGGCGCCCGCAAGGGCGGCTTCGGTATCGACCTGATGGCCGCGGACGTCAACGGCGACGGCTGCGACGACCTCGCCGTCCGCAGCGACGACGACCGGGTGGGCGGGCACGACCGGATCGACATCCTGCGGGGCGGCTCCTCGCCGGGCCTGGGCTCCGGGCCGTGGCACTCGCTGCCGCGGCCCTCGGGCCGGATCAAGGACGCCGCCGATGTCGACGGCGACGGCCGCGACGAACTCGTCCTGGCCTCGGGCAACACCTGGCGGGTGGTCGACGGCTCGGGGAAAGAGATGGAGTCCTTCGACGTCCGAAAGGTGGCGCGACCGCTGAACTAG
- a CDS encoding amidohydrolase/deacetylase family metallohydrolase — protein MAVHSAPSAGPQRFDLVVSGGLLADPLRAEPFAGDLAVQDGRIVAIGEPGTLAGQVRVDATGLLVAPGLIDLHSHVYAPRTALGVPADTVGVDQGVTTVVDAGSCGSDHWDDFAGNVVTVAATRVLSWLNISRHGLVHGRTELAGGPGDIDEAATEKLLREHPDRVRGIKVRMSSSVLGDSGLEPLRAAKRVAARVGRPVMVHVGNEPPRLADVLDLLGEGDVVTHAFHGKPGGLFGSEDAARRAVARGVRLDVGHGSASLNFATAERALAAGFFPHTISTDVHVGNVEGPVHSLVTTLNKLLGLGLDPHQVIRCATLHPAQVLGLGGELGTLRVGGAADLTLLRLVERTAVLTDADGDTRTTHTQLEAARTVRAGRLHTPGTPTG, from the coding sequence ATGGCTGTGCACTCAGCTCCTTCCGCAGGTCCGCAACGATTCGATCTCGTCGTCTCGGGTGGGCTGTTGGCCGACCCCCTGCGCGCGGAGCCCTTCGCCGGTGACCTCGCCGTGCAGGATGGCCGCATCGTCGCGATCGGGGAGCCCGGCACGCTGGCCGGACAGGTGCGCGTCGACGCCACGGGACTGCTCGTGGCACCCGGCCTGATCGACCTCCACTCACATGTCTACGCGCCCCGCACCGCGCTCGGTGTGCCGGCGGACACGGTCGGCGTCGATCAAGGTGTCACCACCGTGGTGGACGCGGGCAGTTGTGGCAGCGACCACTGGGACGACTTCGCAGGCAACGTTGTCACCGTTGCCGCGACCCGCGTCCTGAGCTGGCTCAACATCTCCCGGCACGGCCTCGTCCACGGCCGCACCGAACTCGCGGGCGGCCCCGGCGACATCGACGAGGCGGCCACCGAGAAGCTGCTGCGCGAGCACCCCGACCGGGTGCGCGGCATCAAGGTGCGGATGAGCTCCTCGGTCCTCGGTGACAGTGGCCTCGAACCCCTGCGGGCCGCGAAGCGGGTCGCCGCGCGAGTGGGCCGGCCGGTCATGGTGCACGTCGGGAACGAGCCGCCGCGCCTCGCCGATGTACTGGACCTGCTCGGCGAGGGCGACGTCGTCACACACGCCTTCCATGGCAAGCCCGGCGGCCTCTTCGGCAGCGAGGACGCCGCGCGCCGGGCCGTGGCGCGCGGGGTGCGGCTCGATGTCGGTCACGGCAGCGCGAGCCTCAACTTCGCCACCGCCGAACGGGCCCTCGCCGCCGGCTTCTTCCCGCACACCATCAGTACCGACGTACACGTGGGCAATGTCGAGGGACCGGTCCACTCGCTCGTCACCACGCTCAACAAGCTGCTCGGGCTCGGCCTCGACCCGCACCAGGTGATCCGCTGCGCGACGCTGCACCCCGCTCAAGTACTCGGCCTTGGTGGCGAGTTGGGCACCCTGCGCGTCGGTGGTGCCGCCGATCTGACGTTGCTGCGCCTCGTCGAGCGCACCGCCGTACTGACCGACGCCGACGGCGACACACGTACCACCCACACCCAGCTGGAGGCGGCCCGGACGGTGCGCGCCGGACGCCTCCACACCCCCGGGACCCCCACCGGCTGA
- a CDS encoding FAD-dependent oxidoreductase produces MPRPLRVAIVGAGPAGIYAADALLKSEAASEPGVSIDLFERMPAPFGLIRYGVAPDHPRIKGIVKALHQVLDKPQIRLFGNVDYPRDIDLDDLRAFYDAIVFSTGATADRALDIPGIELEGSYGAADFVSWYDGHPDVPRTWPLEAEKVAVLGVGNVALDVARVLAKTADELLPTEIPANVHEGLKANKALEVHVFGRRGPAQAKFSPLELRELDHSPSIEVIVNPEDIDYDEGSIAARRSEKQTDMVAKTLENWAIRDEGDRPHKLFLHFFESPTEILGEDGRVVGLRTERTELDGTGNVKGTGNFTDWDLGAVYRAVGYLSDELPKLPWDIKSGTVPDEGGRVIQENGEHLQSTYVTGWIRRGPVGLIGHTKGDANEAVANLLADHAEGRLQTPVSPTPESVEEFLGERGVRYTTWDGWYKLDAAEKALGEPHGRERVKIVERAEMLDASEA; encoded by the coding sequence ATGCCTCGCCCCCTGAGGGTCGCCATCGTCGGAGCCGGCCCCGCCGGCATCTACGCCGCCGACGCCCTGCTCAAGTCCGAAGCGGCCTCCGAGCCGGGGGTGTCCATCGACCTCTTCGAGCGCATGCCGGCGCCGTTCGGCCTGATCCGCTACGGCGTCGCGCCGGACCACCCGCGCATCAAGGGCATCGTGAAGGCCCTCCACCAGGTGCTCGACAAGCCGCAGATCCGACTGTTCGGCAACGTCGACTACCCGCGCGACATCGACCTCGACGACCTGCGCGCCTTCTACGACGCGATCGTCTTCTCCACCGGCGCGACTGCGGACCGGGCGCTCGACATCCCGGGCATCGAGCTCGAGGGCTCGTACGGCGCCGCGGACTTCGTGTCCTGGTACGACGGTCACCCCGACGTCCCGCGCACCTGGCCGCTGGAGGCCGAGAAGGTCGCCGTCCTCGGCGTCGGCAACGTCGCGCTCGACGTCGCGCGCGTGCTCGCGAAGACGGCGGACGAGCTGCTGCCGACCGAGATCCCGGCCAACGTCCACGAGGGCCTGAAGGCGAACAAGGCCCTGGAGGTCCACGTCTTCGGCCGTCGTGGCCCCGCGCAGGCCAAGTTCAGCCCGCTGGAGCTGCGCGAGCTGGACCACTCCCCGTCCATCGAGGTCATCGTCAACCCCGAGGACATCGACTACGACGAGGGCTCGATCGCCGCCCGCCGCAGCGAGAAGCAGACCGACATGGTCGCCAAGACGCTGGAGAACTGGGCGATCCGCGACGAGGGCGACCGCCCGCACAAGCTGTTCCTGCACTTCTTCGAGTCGCCGACCGAGATCCTCGGCGAGGACGGCCGCGTCGTCGGCCTGCGCACCGAGCGCACCGAGCTGGACGGCACGGGCAACGTCAAGGGCACCGGCAACTTCACCGACTGGGACCTCGGCGCCGTCTACCGCGCGGTGGGCTACCTCTCCGACGAACTGCCCAAGCTCCCCTGGGACATCAAGTCCGGCACCGTCCCGGACGAGGGCGGCCGCGTCATCCAGGAGAACGGCGAGCACCTTCAGTCGACGTACGTGACAGGCTGGATCCGGCGTGGCCCCGTGGGCCTCATCGGGCACACCAAGGGCGACGCCAACGAGGCGGTCGCGAACCTGCTCGCCGACCACGCGGAGGGCCGCCTGCAGACGCCGGTCTCGCCCACCCCGGAGTCCGTCGAGGAGTTCCTCGGCGAGCGCGGCGTCCGGTACACGACCTGGGACGGCTGGTACAAGCTGGACGCCGCTGAGAAGGCGCTCGGCGAGCCGCACGGCCGTGAGCGCGTGAAGATCGTGGAGCGCGCGGAGATGCTCGACGCCAGCGAGGCGTGA
- a CDS encoding DUF4312 family protein has product MKQTRHTLRLTGSGPTRDKAFATAIGQVQSAVDKVTDGVCFRVEPLELEVVSAVENRWTERFLGLLFPRTRQRFELTLRVEVQVASLDLETVDFTVREERLSPVQHALHMR; this is encoded by the coding sequence GTGAAGCAGACCCGCCACACCTTGCGGCTCACCGGCTCCGGGCCCACCAGGGACAAGGCGTTCGCCACCGCCATCGGGCAGGTGCAGTCCGCGGTCGACAAGGTGACCGACGGCGTGTGCTTCCGCGTCGAGCCCCTCGAACTCGAGGTCGTCTCGGCCGTGGAAAACCGCTGGACGGAACGCTTCCTCGGGCTCCTCTTCCCCCGCACCCGGCAGCGCTTCGAACTCACCCTGCGCGTCGAGGTGCAGGTGGCCTCGCTCGACCTGGAAACCGTCGACTTCACGGTGCGCGAGGAGCGGCTCTCGCCGGTCCAGCACGCCCTGCACATGAGGTGA
- a CDS encoding bifunctional 4-hydroxy-2-oxoglutarate aldolase/2-dehydro-3-deoxy-phosphogluconate aldolase yields MTTARTRPESTMYAEVIDALRAARVTPTVREADADTADAVARTLVNCGLTAFEFTATTPGWEDLVAAWVKEFPEVTLGLGTVTSPEIAERALAAGANFLVSPFQVPEVRPVADAAGRLLVEGGLTPSELRIAADRGVAKLFPAHVGGIAYLKSVLSVLPGARIMATGGVSVDDADKWLAAGAFSVSIGSDLTRGDVAANVARLQERLG; encoded by the coding sequence ATGACCACAGCCCGTACCCGACCGGAGTCCACCATGTACGCCGAAGTCATCGACGCCCTGCGCGCCGCGCGCGTCACCCCGACCGTGCGCGAGGCCGACGCCGACACCGCCGACGCGGTGGCCCGCACCCTCGTGAACTGCGGCCTCACCGCCTTCGAGTTCACCGCCACCACACCCGGCTGGGAGGACCTCGTAGCGGCCTGGGTGAAGGAGTTCCCCGAGGTGACACTCGGCCTCGGCACCGTCACTTCGCCAGAGATCGCCGAACGCGCCCTGGCGGCCGGTGCGAACTTCCTGGTGAGTCCTTTCCAGGTGCCCGAGGTGCGTCCCGTCGCCGATGCCGCGGGCCGGCTCCTCGTCGAGGGCGGTCTCACCCCGAGTGAGCTGCGCATCGCGGCGGACCGGGGCGTCGCCAAGCTGTTCCCCGCGCACGTCGGAGGCATCGCCTACCTGAAGTCCGTGCTCTCCGTGCTGCCCGGCGCCCGGATCATGGCGACGGGCGGTGTGAGCGTGGACGACGCCGACAAGTGGCTCGCCGCGGGCGCCTTCTCGGTGAGCATCGGCAGCGACCTCACGCGCGGCGACGTGGCGGCCAACGTGGCCCGGCTGCAAGAGCGCCTCGGCTGA
- a CDS encoding IclR family transcriptional regulator: MEASKPANSVVKALRVLHAVARADGPHRLGDIAERSGVSKASTHRVLATLVEEGYAAADGEGRYGCGNHLRAMAAQVLADDAVGIDAVLRALQQRLGQAVHLAVPSGDHATYTHKVDPGHAYRIATDVGAPLPLHATAAGKALLAHLPPEEAAAVLDRTGLPARTPHTHTDRAALVKELAVIRDAGYATDYEEADASICSIAAPVLEADGTPVGAVSVSSLTFLVTEEQLGGFAPAVRQAAEDVSRRL; encoded by the coding sequence ATGGAAGCGAGCAAGCCCGCGAATTCCGTCGTCAAGGCGCTTCGAGTACTGCACGCGGTGGCGCGTGCGGACGGACCGCACCGGCTCGGCGACATCGCGGAGCGCTCCGGTGTCTCCAAGGCCAGCACGCACCGGGTCCTCGCCACACTCGTCGAGGAGGGATACGCCGCCGCCGACGGCGAGGGCCGCTACGGCTGCGGCAACCACCTGCGCGCGATGGCCGCGCAGGTGCTGGCCGACGACGCGGTCGGCATCGACGCCGTGCTGCGCGCGCTGCAGCAACGCCTGGGCCAGGCCGTGCACTTGGCGGTGCCGAGCGGGGACCACGCCACGTACACGCACAAGGTCGACCCGGGCCACGCCTACCGCATCGCCACCGACGTCGGGGCCCCGCTGCCGCTGCACGCGACCGCCGCGGGCAAGGCCCTGCTGGCCCATCTTCCGCCCGAGGAGGCCGCCGCCGTCCTGGACCGCACCGGACTGCCCGCCCGCACGCCCCACACGCACACCGATCGGGCAGCCCTCGTCAAGGAGTTGGCCGTGATCCGCGATGCCGGGTACGCCACCGACTACGAGGAGGCTGACGCGTCGATCTGCTCGATCGCGGCCCCGGTCCTCGAAGCGGACGGCACACCGGTCGGTGCCGTCTCGGTCTCCTCGCTCACCTTCCTCGTCACCGAGGAGCAACTGGGCGGGTTCGCCCCGGCGGTGCGGCAGGCGGCGGAGGACGTGTCCCGCCGTCTGTGA
- a CDS encoding SFCGS family glycine-rich protein: MTVKIVIGHRLGKGQAVADGVRAAGGEPVLIAGPGADMKVGDVMAAEGAALGISFCGSGGAGAVTAKAKYGHDIEFGMRSAQAGVTAVEQGRTVLGFGFLDSEELGFKVTQALLKKLGEDAS, from the coding sequence ATGACAGTCAAGATCGTGATCGGACACCGGCTCGGCAAGGGCCAGGCCGTCGCCGACGGCGTACGCGCGGCGGGCGGCGAACCCGTCCTCATCGCGGGCCCCGGCGCCGACATGAAGGTCGGCGACGTGATGGCCGCGGAGGGCGCCGCGCTCGGCATCTCCTTCTGCGGCAGCGGTGGCGCCGGAGCGGTCACCGCCAAGGCCAAGTACGGCCACGACATCGAGTTCGGGATGCGCTCGGCGCAGGCCGGGGTGACCGCCGTGGAACAGGGCCGCACCGTCCTCGGCTTCGGCTTCCTCGACAGCGAGGAACTGGGCTTCAAGGTCACCCAGGCGCTCCTCAAGAAGCTGGGGGAGGACGCCTCGTGA
- a CDS encoding SsgA family sporulation/cell division regulator produces MSPDERHTYGRLEALATGVLAYPDGERLACEVQLQYSADDPLVVRIVVPKGSARGGSWVLSRDLLSAGLTGAAGIGDVTVRPVAQEGEPLGVEIEIRDARAGEPARFVMGHRALLTYLERSHALVPFGAEADQGAMDRELELFLDERGRPGEAGNA; encoded by the coding sequence GTGAGCCCTGACGAACGGCACACGTATGGGCGCCTGGAGGCGCTGGCGACGGGAGTTCTCGCCTACCCGGACGGCGAGCGACTCGCGTGCGAGGTCCAGTTGCAGTACAGCGCGGACGACCCCTTGGTCGTCCGGATCGTCGTGCCCAAGGGCTCGGCGCGCGGCGGGAGTTGGGTGCTGTCCCGCGATCTGCTCTCCGCGGGACTCACCGGCGCGGCCGGTATCGGCGATGTCACGGTGCGGCCCGTGGCGCAGGAGGGCGAGCCCCTCGGCGTGGAGATCGAGATCCGCGACGCGCGCGCCGGCGAACCGGCGCGCTTCGTCATGGGGCACCGGGCGCTGCTCACTTATCTGGAGCGCAGTCACGCCCTCGTCCCGTTCGGGGCGGAGGCCGATCAGGGCGCGATGGACCGGGAGTTGGAACTGTTCCTCGACGAGAGGGGCCGACCCGGGGAGGCCGGGAATGCGTGA
- a CDS encoding 5-carboxymethyl-2-hydroxymuconate delta isomerase: MPQITVDYSPRLTDTLDRAALATALHALVVEGSGSRGTCKTFFRAATETYVVGSEHDDVPVVHVEVALLPGRSERTMTRLSQRILALLLEHVGAGAGADVVCSAEVRPLAAYSLYPTRREFSATTGSRPERHGCTPAA; the protein is encoded by the coding sequence GTGCCTCAGATCACCGTCGACTACTCGCCCCGACTCACCGACACCCTCGACCGGGCCGCCCTCGCCACCGCGTTGCACGCCCTGGTCGTCGAGGGATCCGGCTCGCGCGGCACCTGCAAGACGTTCTTCCGCGCCGCCACGGAGACGTACGTCGTCGGCAGCGAGCACGACGACGTGCCGGTCGTGCACGTGGAGGTGGCGCTGCTCCCGGGGCGCAGCGAGCGGACCATGACGCGCCTGTCGCAGCGGATTCTGGCGCTGCTCCTGGAGCACGTGGGCGCGGGCGCCGGTGCCGACGTGGTGTGTTCGGCCGAGGTGCGCCCCCTCGCGGCGTACAGCCTGTATCCGACCCGCCGCGAGTTCAGCGCCACGACGGGGTCCCGTCCCGAGCGCCACGGGTGCACCCCCGCCGCCTAG
- a CDS encoding DUF4311 domain-containing protein, which produces MNETLTVLLESLVIGGLIGFGASAGVARMFHAPKVQGMGAFRTLGELNACQNDPVAHFSFGLGFLFNAWSSAVGTGALTSDVDHRIVPHWTASVAMIKNRKLAETLHNPRRMAITGTAVGMVLVTLLNTTAASIPHSLQEVAAKVLGPASEWLINPVMPIIFWMAAVDAGRRAGAWGTVLGGLGHLVMGNAVPGIVLGIVIGKGVDDLGWTKVTKSLAAVVLTLFAASTFLRGADVTLLQQLNVDIPHWLTHLHDVTGTKPE; this is translated from the coding sequence ATGAACGAGACCCTCACCGTCCTGCTGGAGTCCCTCGTCATCGGCGGACTCATCGGCTTCGGCGCCTCCGCGGGCGTGGCCCGCATGTTCCACGCGCCGAAGGTCCAGGGCATGGGCGCCTTCCGCACGCTCGGCGAGCTGAACGCCTGTCAGAACGACCCGGTCGCGCACTTCTCGTTCGGCCTCGGCTTTCTGTTCAACGCCTGGTCGAGTGCGGTCGGTACCGGTGCGCTCACCTCCGACGTGGACCACCGCATCGTGCCGCACTGGACCGCGTCGGTCGCGATGATCAAGAACCGTAAGCTCGCCGAGACCCTGCACAACCCGCGGCGCATGGCCATCACCGGCACGGCCGTCGGCATGGTCCTGGTCACCCTCCTCAACACCACCGCCGCCTCGATCCCGCACTCCCTGCAGGAGGTCGCGGCCAAGGTGCTGGGGCCGGCGTCGGAGTGGCTGATCAACCCCGTGATGCCGATCATCTTCTGGATGGCCGCCGTCGACGCGGGCCGGCGGGCCGGCGCCTGGGGCACCGTCCTCGGCGGCCTCGGCCACCTCGTGATGGGCAACGCCGTGCCCGGCATCGTGCTCGGCATCGTCATCGGCAAGGGCGTCGACGACCTGGGCTGGACGAAGGTCACCAAGTCCCTCGCGGCCGTGGTGCTCACGCTCTTCGCGGCCAGCACCTTCCTGCGCGGGGCCGACGTCACCCTGCTCCAGCAGTTGAACGTCGACATCCCGCACTGGCTCACGCACCTCCACGACGTGACCGGCACCAAGCCCGAGTGA